One genomic window of Cannabis sativa cultivar Pink pepper isolate KNU-18-1 chromosome 2, ASM2916894v1, whole genome shotgun sequence includes the following:
- the LOC133035176 gene encoding uncharacterized protein LOC133035176: protein MHLMVIALVSHSALSIPRTSAMLTLNGTNHKQWVESLMLNLTLMRVDLALRMDAPPKPADDATEKDKKSFEDWEHSNRCCLMLMRYHMDESIRDSIPQIENAKDFLAAIKEKYKKFSKNEKNECLTLFHRTNYADTGDIRAHIDKLMGCYQKLKGMGLDLGEDYMVWFVMETIPSQFDSIRSSYNAQKEQWTIEEMTAILAKEEEDMKKGRARSISMVTNPNNSHKRKFTPNNSSDQRFHKKRATNPKGNGQASSSSTGHKNEFFKGKCNFCQCFGHKKADCRKLKAHLEKKGSDKSKKAE from the exons ATGCATTTAATGGTTATTGCTCTTGTTTCTCATTCAGCTTTAAGCATTCCAAGAACCTCTGCCATGTTGACACTGAATGGAACCAACCACAAACAGTGGGTAGAATCTCTCATGTTGAATTTGACTCTTATGAGAGTGGATTTGGCCTTGAGAATGGATGCGCCTCCTAAACCTGCTGATGATGCCACTGAAAAGGATAAGAAATCCTTTGAGGATTGGGAGCATTCCAATCGCTGTTGTTTGATGCTTATGAGGTATCACATGGATGAGTCCATTCGTGATAGTATTCCTCAGATTGAAAATGCAAAGGATTTTCTTGCTGCCATTAAGGAAAAGTACAAAAAGTTCTCaaagaatgagaaaaatgaGTGCTTGACTTTGTTCCATCGCACTAATTATGCTGATACGGGTGATATTAGAGCCCACATTGACAAGCTCATGGGTTGTTACCAAAAGCTCAAGGGCATGGGATTGGATCTTGGTGAGGATTACATGGTGTGGTTTGTAATGGAAACCATTCCTTCTCAATTTGATTCAATCAGATCAAGCTACAATGCTCAAAAGGAGCAGTGGACCATTGAGGAGATGACTGCTATTCTTGCCAAAGAAGAAGAGGACATGAAAAAGGGGAGAGCAAGAAGTATCTCCATGGTGACCAATCCAAACAATTCTCACAAGAGAAAGTTCACTCCCAACAACTCTAGTGACCAAAGGTTTCATAAGAAGAGAGCCACCAATCCTAAGGGAAATGGACAAGCAAGCTCTTCTTCAACTGGTCATAAGAATGAGTTTTTCAAAGGGAAGTGCAACTTTTGTCAATGCTTCGGGCATAAGAAAGCTGATTGCCGAAAGCTCAAAGCTCACTTAGAGAAGAAAG GCAGTGACAAGTCGAAGAAGGCCGAGTAG
- the LOC133034589 gene encoding G-type lectin S-receptor-like serine/threonine-protein kinase LECRK4 produces MNVLLLLATCFVIFRFKQKTKAIIPPKFEAIKGKSLRSFSYEELEKATNKFSEQLGSGAFGTVFKGVISINGYSNCIAIKKLDKIDMAREASGEQEFKAEVSAIGRTNHKNLVQLIGLCNEGQHRLLVYEFMSNGSVASFVFRPSPRPSWHHRTQIGLDIALGLCYLHEECSTQIIHCDIKPQNILLDDSFTARISDFGLAKILTKNQIQTKTGIRGSRGYVAPEWFKNSGVRVKVDVYSYGFGVLATKWRIAIWEIVHNLCEVSQLVSRARILDFRAPKYLK; encoded by the exons ATGAATGTACTTCTTTTGTTAGCAacttgttttgttatttttcgaTTCAAACAGAAGACGAAAGCAATTATTCCACCGAAATTCGAAGCCATCAAGGGAAAAAGCTTAAGAAGCTTCAGTTATGAGGAGCTAGAGAAAGCAACCAATAAGTTCAGTGAGCAACTAGGAAGTGGTGCTTTTGGTACTGTTTTCAAAGGAGTTATAAGCATTAATGGTTATAGTAACTGTATTGCTATTAAGAAGCTGGACAAAATAGACATGGCAAGAGAAGCATCAGGTGAGCAGGAGTTCAAGGCAGAAGTAAGTGCCATTGGTCGTACGAATCATAAGAATTTGGTTCAGCTAATTGGGCTCTGCAATGAAGGGCAACACCGATTACTCGTCTATGAATTCATGAGCAATGGTTCTGTAGCGAGCTTTGTTTTTAGACCATCTCCAAGGCCAAGCTGGCACCACAGAACACAAATTGGTTTAGACATAGCATTGGGGCTTTGTTACTTACATGAAGAGTGTAGTACACAGATCATACATTGTGATATTAAACCTCAAAACATCCTCCTAGATGACTCATTTACAGCAAGAATATCTGATTTTGGATTAGCTAAGATTTTAACAAAGAATCAGATTCAAACAAAGACTGGAATAAGAGGAAGCAGAGGGTATGTTGCACCTGAATGGTTCAAAAACTCAGGTGTGAGAGTTAAGGTTGATGTGTATAGCTATG GTTTTGGTGTCTTAGCAACAAAATGGAGAATAGCAATATGGGAG ATAGTTCATAATCTATGTGAAGTTTCACAATTGGTATCAAGAGCTAGAATACTTGATTTTAGAGCTCCAAAATATTTGAAATAA
- the LOC133035183 gene encoding putative disease resistance protein At1g50180, whose amino-acid sequence MADAVVSFVIERLGDLVISEAEFLHGIKGQVGKAKIKLQCMSAFLKDTDAWVRNGADERVRLLVVQVRENAYALEDVIETYVFKVASSSNHGTMRRALKWCVGIIDVYKVGSKIKKISSSIDTWTSELEALGVHRSLGNAIEASSSYVQKQKELRKAYSYVEDNVIVGFDKDIQDLVALLTEKEDPDKHKVISVYGMGGLGKTTLARKVYQHPQVRTHFDCYAWASISQQCNRRDVLETILSGFTSQIDAERNRIKNLSDDELARKVHNFQKQNKCLVVLDDIWTTTTWDLLKHAFPTQGDTHSRILLTTRNKVVALHADPHGFIHEPHFLNDKESWELFQNKCYSIGTDPSDSNDDEERKKELAVEMLKKCSGLPLAIIVLAGLLSKKHTIRDWELMKANVILCIGQGDQQHDVDSNYRGVLGVLGLSYSELPRHLKPCFLYLARYAEDVPIRAKELCLVLIAEGFISPRRGSVETLEEVAYDWLCELVERSMIQVKEMSSTEGRIKSFCMHDLMRDLCVSKAQEENFLHFTDWQNKGEQPIEANVRRVSIYDNGNIDGSDFIHMFRNNDGSLRCLALQGGKIEYRKRVLRHACNHFLKLRVLIIGHQYAFSDTLKLPKEIGNLIHLRLLSILDWRIKEIPSSFGNLRCLQTLRVSTEDNIIIPSSMCKLEQLRHLHFSDWGIKFGNFLRSTKSRNLQTLVGIGTKDLLLTDLLQLESLKKLGIHVDGNFDRFLHNPQTLTFNRLLSLQVSSEIGVNKIDIVPLILSCPHIYKLSVLSSIVRLPEVNQFSPNLIKLRLFRLRLEDDPMPTLEKLPKLRVLIIDYDSFMGDEMVCSRGGFPRLERVESGGECIAYTCLFAYSRMQGIEESSRWSKKHCYTQ is encoded by the exons ATGGCAGATGCTGTTGTTTCATTTGTGATTGAAAGGCTTGGAGACTTGGTGATTTCCGAAGCTGAATTCTTGCATGGAATCAAAGGCCAAGTGGGGAAAGCAAAAATCAAGCTTCAATGTATGAGTGCTTTCTTGAAAGATACAGATGCTTGGGTTAGAAATGGTGCTGATGAGAGAGTTCGCCTTTTGGTTGTCCAAGTCAGAGAAAATGCTTATGCCTTGGAGGATGTTATTGAGACTTATGTCTTCAAAGTGGCTTCCTCTTCTAATCATGGAACTATGAGACGTGCATTGAAATGGTGTGTTGGCATTATTGATGTGTATAAAGTTGGATCAAAGATAAAGAAGATCTCATCTAGTATTGATACTTGGACATCAGAATTAGAAGCACTTGGCGTACACAGATCATTAGGCAATGCAATTGAAGCGTCATCAAGCTATGTCCAGAAACAAAAAGAGTTGAGGAAAGCTTATTCGTATGTTGAAGACAATGTTATTGTTGGATTCGATAAAGATATCCAAGATTTGGTTGCCCTTTTGACTGAAAAAGAGGACCCTGATAAGCATAAGGTGATTTCTGTCTATGGGATGGGTGGTTTGGGGAAGACTACTCTTGCAAGAAAGGTCTATCAGCATCCTCAAGTCAGGACTCACTTTGATTGTTATGCTTGGGCCTCAATATCTCAGCAATGTAATAGACGCGATGTCTTGGAAACAATTTTATCTGGTTTCACTTCTCAAATAGATGCAGAAAGAAATCGCATCAAAAACTTAAGTGATGATGAATTAGCAAGGAAGGTTCACAACTTTCAGAAACAGAACAAATGTTTGGTGGTTCTTGATGATATATGGACCACAACAACATGGGATCTTCTAAAGCATGCATTCCCTACTCAAGGAGACACACATAGCAGGATCTTACTCACTACTCGGAATAAG GTTGTAGCTTTGCATGCCGATCCACATGGTTTCATCCACGAACCTCATTTCCTCAATGACAAGGAGAGTTGGGAGCTATTTCAGAATAAGTGCTATTCTATTGGAACAGATCCATCAG ATTCAAATGATGATGAAGAAAGGAAGAAAGAATTAGCGGTAGAGATGCTTAAAAAGTGCTCTGGTCTGCCATTAGCCATCATTGTGCTCGCTGGTCTTCTATCTAAGAAACACACCATACGTGACTGGGAGTTGATGAAAGCAAATGTAATTCTCTGCATAGGTCAAGGTGATCAACAACATGATGTTGACTCAAATTACCGTGGTGTTTTAGGGGTCTTGGGTTTGAGTTACAGCGAGTTACCACGTCACTTGAAGCCTTGTTTTCTGTACTTGGCTCGTTACGCTGAAGATGTCCCAATAAGAGCAAAAGAGTTATGTCTTGTACTCATAGCAGAAGGTTTTATATCGCCAAGAAGAGGGTCTGTGGAAACTTTGGAGGAAGTGGCATATGATTGGTTGTGTGAGTTGGTGGAGAGGAGTATGATTCAGGTGAAAGAAATGAGTTCAACAGAAGGAAGGATAAAATCGTTTTGCATGCATGATCTCATGAGAGACTTGTGTGTGTCTAAAGCCCAAGAAGAAAACTTTCTACATTTTACTGATTGGCAGAATAAAGGAGAACAGCCAATAGAAGCAAACGTACGAAGAGTTTCCATCTATGATAATGGAAATATTGATGGTAGTGATTTTATTCATATGTTTAGGAACAATGATGGCTCTCTCAGGTGCCTCGCTCTACAAGGTGGAAAAATTGAGTATAGAAAAAGAGTATTGAGACATGCATGCAATCACTTCTTGAAGCTTAGAGTTTTGATTATTGGTCATCAATATGCTTTCAGTGATACTTTGAAGTTGCCTAAAGAAATTGGGAATCTGATCCATCTAAGGTTATTAAGTATTCTTGATTGGCGTATTAAAGAGATTCCATCTTCTTTTGGGAATTTAAGATGCCTGCAGACTTTGAGAGTATCGACCGAGGATAATATCATAATACCAAGTTCAATGTGCAAGTTGGAGCAACTGAGGCATCTACATTTTTCTGATTGGGGCATAAAATTTGGTAATTTCTTGAGGTCAACTAAGTCTAGAAATTTACAAACATTGGTAGGTATTGGTACCAAGGATCTTCTACTGACTGATCTTCTACAGTTGGAGAGTCTGAAGAAATTAGGAATTCATGTGGATGGAAATTTTGACAGATTCTTACACAATCCCCAAACTCTCACATTCAATCGTCTTCTCTCTTTACAAGTATCTAGTGAAATTGGGGTCAACAAGATAgatattgttcctttgataTTAAGCTGTCCTCACATTTATAAGCTTTCAGTGTTGTCGTCTATAGTAAGGTTACCAGAAGTCAATCAATTCTCCCCAAACCTCATCAAGTTAAGGTTGTTTCGTCTCAGACTTGAGGATGATCCAATGCCAACATTAGAAAAGCTACCAAAATTAAGAGTCCTTATAATTGACTATGATAGCTTTATGGGGGATGAGATGGTGTGCTCAAGAGGAGGTTTCCCTCGACTTGAAAGAGTGGAAAGTGGAGGAGAGTGCATTGCCTACACTTGCCTATTTGCATATTCAAGGATGCAGGGGATTGAGGAGAGTTCCAGATGGAGTAAGAAACATTGTTACACTCAATGA